AAGGTCACTGAGGTTCACGAACCTTATATGGAGTGTTGGGAATATGGCGTTGACAATGAGGGCTATGACGTATCAGCTCGAACTTCGCGCTggacattatgacgtcatatgtgACGTATTCCTCGTCATCGATTTGATCTTGCATTCCCTCAACCGGTTGTTTCCTTATTTCATATTATGGATCCGTCAGGTGTCGCTATACACAACGCCAACGCTGCATAGATTAAACACAAtcaaggtaaatataaaaaaatatgtttattttaaccgtgacgtaactatgacgtcacaccttaTAGATCAAGCTTCTAAGCATCTTCACACTGATCGGCATCATCGGTTTCCAAGTAGCTACGTTCGGCATCCAATATAATGTCGTTCACTTCACCGCAACTCCAACGGGGTGTGTATTAAGCGCACGGAACATCCGGGCGGTGCGTAGATTGTTCAATGTTCACTCCCCGATATTTTTCTCAATCTCGACTCTTTTCCACCTCATACTTCTCGGCTTGCTTCTCTACCCCATCCTACGTCATATCCGGACCCGTCGTCACGATGACGCAATAATGAGAATGATAATACGGATTGTGATTTGCACAGCTGTATGCATATGCAGCGATCTTTTATACTTGGTGGTGAAATACATCCGACCACCTGGAGCTTCGACCATCTTTATTGGTTTGTCAtcgtgttatgacgtcacaatcaataTTATCgccgtgacgtcatcattcgCCGATTATCGACTTCGGTTCTTTCCCTATGTTAAGAAAGTGACGTCACCGAGGAATACGTCACATAGAACGACGTCACCGCAGATGTCGGGTCGTGAAAACGGAAACGTTcctgtatgacgtcacatataaacaataatatgacatcactatgACGTTATTGTACTAAGGGGAAACCCCTGCATTGTACAATTAATTgttccattatgacatcacaatacacgATTGTTACATCAATCGTAgttcatattttgtttctatgtcGAAAATTTATTTcgagattatttaaaaacgaaCCCTTAAACTTGTggtaataaaaacttttaacaaattttgaaagaattaattatttaggtaacagtaaagtaaaacagtggtgattatgacatcatcaactaCACAGtggtgattatgacatcatcaactaCACAGtggtgattatgacatcacacagtGGTATATACAAAACGAGCGAAGGCACTTTTTATATGAAATCATTGTTACATAAGCACTACATCATAAACAGCTTTGCTGACATCATAAACAgctttgatgacatcataatacagtTGATTGTTACACAGCGAGATCCTCGAACGTGTTGTTTGACATTT
This genomic window from Ciona intestinalis unplaced genomic scaffold, KH HT000180.1, whole genome shotgun sequence contains:
- the LOC100175665 gene encoding uncharacterized protein LOC100175665, whose translation is MSRVLVEMRNRVAMTTGFDRNVTMNYSDVRGNVTIRTLGRGSGFTEEIMADVILVINVIIMTSAMTYHIRFGQRSLRFTNLIWSVGNMALTMRAMTYQLELRAGHYDVICDVFLVIDLILHSLNRLFPYFILWIRQVSLYTTPTLHRLNTIKIKLLSIFTLIGIIGFQVATFGIQYNVVHFTATPTGCVLSARNIRAVRRLFNVHSPIFFSISTLFHLILLGLLLYPILRHIRTRRHDDAIMRMIIRIVICTAVCICSDLLYLVVKYIRPPGASTIFIGLSSCYDVTINIIAVTSSFADYRLRFFPYVKKVTSPRNTSHRTTSPQMSGRENGNVPV